One Gossypium raimondii isolate GPD5lz chromosome 3, ASM2569854v1, whole genome shotgun sequence genomic window carries:
- the LOC105794191 gene encoding sphinganine C4-monooxygenase 2 produces the protein MAFVTSEELLATLVPIAVYWIYSGMYVMFESRFEKYKLHSKKEEEEKNLVSRKEVFKAVLCHQVMSIAINLFTYAVTREKDDEASPKKSLTLLLLAKQLVIAMVVIDTWSFFVHWYLHQNKFLYKHLHVPHHRLVVPYSFGGQYMHPIEGFLDTMGGTLAVLLSGMSPRTAMFFSSFTILKLVDDHCGMKLPGNPFYLFFNNNSAYHDVHHQLYGTKYNFSVYFDIWDRILGTYMPYSLEKRPDGGLEVRRADQEHKKD, from the exons ATGGCTTTTGTAACGTCGGAGGAATTGCTGGCCACTTTGGTGCCAATTGCTGTTTATTGGATATACTCAGGTATGTATGTGATGTTTGAGTCAAGGTTTGAGAAGTACAAGTTGCACTCCAAGAAAGAAGAGGAGGAGAAGAATTTGGTTTCCAGAAAGGAAGTCTTCAAAGCCGTTCTTTGCCATCAAGTCATGTCAATTGCTATTAACCTCTTCACGTATGCG GTAACAAGAGAAAAAGATGATGAGGCATCTCCAAAGAAATCACTAACCTTGCTTCTTCTAGCCAAGCAATTGGTGATAGCAATGGTGGTGATAGATACATGGTCGTTTTTTGTGCATTGGTACTTGCATCAGAACAAGTTTTTATACAAACACCTTCATGTTCCGCATCACCGGCTGGTTGTTCCCTATTCATTTGGAGGACAGTATATGCATCCAATTGAGGGGTTCTTGGACACCATGGGCGGAACATTAGCTGTACTCCTCTCCGGCATGTCTCCTCGAACTGCCATGTTTTTCTCCTCCTTTACCATCCTTAAATTAGTGGATGATCATTGCGGGATGAAGCTTCCCGGAAACCCCTTTTACCTCTTTTTTAACAACAATTCGGCATACCATGATGTCCACCATCAGCTTTATGGTACCAAATACAACTTCTCTGTCTACTTTGACATATGGGACAGAATTCTAGGAACCTATATGCCTTATTCACTTGAGAAGAGACCTGATGGCGGCCTTGAAGTACGACGTGCTGATCAAGAGCACAAGAAGGATTGA